Proteins from one Planctomyces sp. SH-PL62 genomic window:
- a CDS encoding cellulase family glycosylhydrolase — MRRTRPTLAGILATAAIALAGATLGTPSRAEDGPWPVAKAAAWGEAHPWLVGCNYCPSTAINQLEMWQAETFDPATIDRELGWAHDLGFNSMRVFLHDIPYKQDPEGFLKRIDQFLEIAARHEIGAMIVLFDGVWDTDPKPGKQRDPKPGLHNSGWVQGPGRAILGDPARHDELKDYVVGVVGRFKDDPRVHAWDLFNEADNPNTNSYGSTELKDKRDRAWDLLRKTLAWIRPLDPSQPLTMGLWTGDLTDPAKLSPFNKFQIEQSDVITFHNYNPPAKMKADVDALKKYGRPVLCTEYMARPNGSRFDPLLGYLKAEKVGAYNWGFIDGKSQTIYPWDSWKKPYDGEPPVWFHDILRTNGQPYDQAEVDYIKSVTGAKK; from the coding sequence ATGAGACGAACACGCCCCACGCTCGCGGGAATCCTCGCGACCGCCGCAATCGCCCTCGCCGGCGCGACGCTCGGGACGCCTTCCCGGGCCGAGGACGGCCCCTGGCCCGTCGCGAAGGCCGCCGCCTGGGGCGAGGCCCACCCCTGGCTCGTCGGCTGCAACTACTGCCCGAGCACGGCCATCAATCAACTGGAGATGTGGCAGGCCGAGACCTTCGACCCGGCCACCATCGACCGCGAGCTGGGCTGGGCCCATGACCTGGGCTTCAACAGCATGCGCGTGTTCCTCCACGACATCCCCTACAAGCAGGACCCCGAGGGCTTCCTCAAGCGGATCGACCAGTTCCTGGAGATCGCCGCCCGCCACGAGATCGGCGCCATGATCGTCCTCTTCGACGGCGTCTGGGACACCGACCCCAAGCCCGGCAAGCAGCGCGACCCGAAGCCCGGCCTGCACAACTCGGGATGGGTCCAGGGCCCCGGCCGCGCGATCCTCGGCGACCCCGCTCGCCACGACGAGTTGAAGGATTACGTCGTCGGCGTCGTCGGCCGCTTCAAGGACGACCCCCGCGTCCACGCCTGGGACCTGTTCAACGAGGCCGACAACCCCAACACCAACAGCTACGGCTCCACCGAGCTGAAGGACAAGCGCGACCGCGCCTGGGACCTCCTCCGGAAGACGCTCGCCTGGATCCGCCCGCTGGACCCCAGCCAGCCCCTCACCATGGGACTCTGGACCGGCGACCTCACCGACCCGGCGAAGCTGTCGCCCTTCAACAAGTTCCAGATCGAGCAGTCCGACGTCATCACCTTCCACAACTACAACCCGCCCGCGAAGATGAAGGCCGACGTCGACGCCCTGAAGAAGTACGGCCGACCCGTCCTCTGCACCGAGTACATGGCCCGCCCCAACGGCAGCCGGTTCGACCCGCTCCTCGGCTACCTCAAGGCCGAGAAGGTCGGCGCGTACAACTGGGGCTTCATCGACGGCAAGAGCCAGACCATCTACCCGTGGGACTCGTGGAAGAAGCCCTACGACGGCGAGCCCCCCGTCTGGTTCCACGACATCCTCCGCACCAACGGCCAGCCCTACGACCAGGCCGAGGTGGACTACATCAAGTCCGTCACCGGCGCGAAGAAGTAA